A genomic window from Salvia miltiorrhiza cultivar Shanhuang (shh) chromosome 5, IMPLAD_Smil_shh, whole genome shotgun sequence includes:
- the LOC131025710 gene encoding uncharacterized protein LOC131025710: protein MAGLHLSTEEDEIMFDDALTEDSNVSVELCLVGRFLTEQPIIFNLMRSRLASVWRPGKGVFMKDIGQGRFIFQFFHEIDLQRVYDGGPWAFGNFPLILHRLEWGEFPLSVPLDVLPFWVQIHDLPAGYLSEGVGKLLENFIGKFMEYDSSNFSGVWRQYTRIRVGVCVTEPIKRFKRIKKKDGSSFVVNFKYERLNVFCFLCGRLGHSESFCKLMFNSATKDTVREWGMWLKAADRRAVSLAGDKWLRSDKEEGNPIHEGVAARVVQEPLQTAPKRKEQENLMISLIFNENLNSGNKIPIIQQWQALQDISHAYHGQDSTMIDESSLAYVEERKHRCGATSADCNIPTSSESLPAGVTEDISDDQIILVAGSGYGVGRVQ from the coding sequence ATGGCTGGTTTGCATCTCTCCACTGAAGAAGATGAGATAATGTTTGATGACGCACTCACGGAGGACTCCAATGTCTCTGTCGAATTATGCTTGGTGGGACGTTTTCTTACGGAGCAACCCATTATTTTCAATCTGATGAGAAGTCGTCTGGCGAGTGTATGGCGACCGGGAAAAGGTGTTTTCATGAAAGATATAGGCCAAGGAAGATTCATTTTCCAATTTTTCCATGAGATTGATTTGCAGCGGGTATACGATGGCGGCCCATGGGCTTTCGGAAATTTTCCGTTGATTCTCCATCGTCTCGAATGGGGGGAATTCCCTCTCAGTGTCCCTCTAGATGTTCTGCCGTTTTGGGTACAAATTCATGACCTCCCGGCAGGATATCTCTCCGAGGGTGTGGGGAAacttcttgaaaattttattggtAAGTTCATGGAATACGATAGCTCTAATTTTTCTGGGGTTTGGCGTCAATATACGCGCATTAGAGTGGGGGTCTGTGTGACGGAGCCCATCAAAAGATTCAAGCgaataaagaaaaaagatgGATCGTCCTTTGTGGTCAATTTCAAATATGAAAGGTTGAATGTTTTTTGCTTCCTCTGTGGCCGGCTTGGACATTCTGAGAGTTTCTGTAAACTCATGTTCAACTCAGCTACAAAGGATACTGTAAGGGAGTGGGGAATGTGGCTGAAAGCGGCAGATCGACGAGCTGTTTCTCTCGCTGGGGATAAGTGGCTCCGATCAGACAAGGAGGAAGGAAACCCTATCCATGAAGGGGTGGCGGCTAGGGTTGTTCAAGAGCCGTTACAGACTGCCCCTAAAAGGAAAGAGCAAGAGAATCTGATGATATCATTGATATTCAATGAGAATTTGAACTCTGGAAATAAAATCCCTATAATCCAGCAATGGCAAGCGTTACAAGATATTAGCCATGCATATCATGGGCAAGATTCTACGATGATTGATGAATCATCCCTGGCCTACGTGGAAGAGAGAAAGCACAGATGTGGCGCCACGTCTGCAGATTGCAATATTCCCACCTCATCAGAGAGCCTTCCTGCAGGTGTTACCGAGGATATCTCCGATGACCAAATTATCTTAGTGGCAGGCTCCGGCTACGGAGTTGGCCGGGTCCAATGA
- the LOC131025709 gene encoding uncharacterized protein LOC131025709 has protein sequence MAIGDSQVSMAIRKETAGGSLGTSYVACGISDIPLSGYQFTWSRGMGTAHFVEERLARAMANNDWKALFPETTLIPLTVTMSDHMPILLKCKNVALASVTRRFRFENKWCLESDLQNVVKNCWTNLQGISVTNRLMAVSESLTVWSSHLRSQERRTKA, from the exons ATGGCGATTGGAGACTCACAGGTTTCTATGGCTATCCGGAAAGAAACCGCAGGCGGGAGTCTTGGAACCTCTTACGTCGCTTG CGGCATATCGGATATTCCTCTTTCCGGTTATCAGTTCACCTGGTCTAGAGGTATGGGAACTGCTCATTTTGTTGAAGAGCGTCTTGCTAGGGCCATGGCGAACAATGATTGGAAAGCTCTCTTCCCCGAGACAACTCTCATTCCACTCACGGTAACCATGTCCGATCATATGCCTATCCTACTTAAGTGCAAAAATGTGGCTTTGGCCTCCGTCACTCGTCGATTTCGATTCGAAAATAAATGGTGCCTTGAATCGGATTTACAGAATGTTGTTAAAAATTGCTGGACTAATCTTCAAGGCATTAGTGTGACAAATCGGCTCATGGCAGTGTCGGAGTCTCTTACTGTTTGGTCATCTCATCTCCGAAGTCAAGAAAGGCGGACTAAAGCCTAG